The following coding sequences lie in one Leptospira stimsonii genomic window:
- a CDS encoding helix-turn-helix domain-containing protein, translating into MFKSLHSKEAKIFCKNLVAARKAAGLTQIDIANLLGEPQSYISKIESGERRLDVIEFWRIFNLLKKPFDFYFHFEERADMPEKKTKTLRAASGKRKKKLS; encoded by the coding sequence TTGTTCAAGTCTCTGCATTCAAAAGAAGCTAAAATTTTTTGCAAGAATCTGGTCGCCGCGCGCAAAGCCGCCGGCCTGACGCAGATTGACATCGCGAATCTTTTAGGTGAACCTCAATCCTATATTTCCAAAATCGAATCCGGTGAACGGAGACTCGATGTGATCGAGTTCTGGAGAATCTTCAATCTTTTGAAGAAACCTTTCGACTTCTATTTTCACTTCGAAGAAAGAGCGGATATGCCAGAGAAAAAAACCAAAACCCTCCGCGCGGCTAGCGGAAAACGGAAGAAAAAATTGAGTTAG
- a CDS encoding sugar phosphotransferase translates to MDPIVNFWNPGILSVLLFLITAILSWIYVRSETFGIADVSNERSMHSGVTKKSGGIWIFLSVFSIALVWFGGFENAEDKVLLFFAGLVFFFVIGLADDLLSLGAGIRLLLEIAFLFFFFQLLPVNFTLLGWNLDGVPGASTFVLIVYVLFVVNVCNFMDGLDSFLASHFLLAVFAFPFLFHSSLPPIFLWICAGVFGFLVFNLPKAHLFLGDAGSLPLGYAIAVLPLLFINEKNWPSFEITSAFFLLPVFFVDGILTILLRLKDKENILRAHRRHLYQLVAVRTEKKGLVSIAFTSANLPAMFLFGIHREVNIPGSLIFWISLVVYTSLYFLIFRKVKTVHNT, encoded by the coding sequence GTGGACCCAATCGTAAACTTCTGGAACCCGGGAATTCTTTCCGTTCTTCTCTTTCTGATCACCGCAATTCTCTCTTGGATTTACGTTCGTTCGGAGACTTTCGGGATCGCCGACGTATCGAACGAGAGAAGTATGCACAGCGGAGTGACCAAAAAGTCCGGAGGAATCTGGATTTTTCTTTCCGTATTCTCCATCGCTCTGGTTTGGTTCGGAGGTTTTGAGAATGCGGAGGACAAGGTGCTCTTATTTTTCGCGGGTCTCGTTTTCTTTTTCGTGATCGGGCTTGCGGACGATCTTCTTTCTCTTGGTGCGGGAATTCGTTTGCTTTTAGAGATCGCGTTTTTGTTTTTTTTCTTTCAACTTCTTCCCGTGAACTTCACCCTTCTTGGTTGGAATCTGGATGGAGTTCCGGGGGCTTCGACCTTCGTTTTGATCGTCTATGTGTTGTTCGTCGTAAACGTGTGCAACTTTATGGACGGCTTGGATTCTTTTCTTGCTTCTCATTTTTTACTCGCGGTCTTTGCTTTCCCGTTTTTATTTCATTCTTCTTTGCCTCCGATCTTTCTTTGGATCTGTGCCGGAGTTTTCGGTTTTCTCGTGTTCAATCTTCCCAAGGCCCATTTGTTTCTGGGAGATGCGGGTTCGCTTCCTCTCGGTTACGCGATCGCCGTTTTACCGCTTCTTTTTATCAACGAGAAGAATTGGCCTTCGTTTGAGATCACTTCCGCGTTCTTCTTGCTTCCGGTTTTTTTTGTGGATGGGATTCTAACGATTCTTCTTCGCCTAAAAGATAAGGAGAATATTCTGAGGGCGCACAGGAGACATCTCTATCAACTCGTTGCCGTAAGAACGGAAAAAAAAGGGCTCGTGTCGATTGCTTTCACCTCTGCGAATTTGCCCGCGATGTTTCTTTTTGGAATTCACAGAGAGGTGAATATTCCGGGAAGTCTTATCTTTTGGATTTCTTTGGTCGTCTATACTTCGCTGTATTTTTTGATCTTCAGAAAGGTGAAAACCGTTCACAATACCTGA